One Triticum dicoccoides isolate Atlit2015 ecotype Zavitan chromosome 5B, WEW_v2.0, whole genome shotgun sequence genomic window carries:
- the LOC119305009 gene encoding 3-ketoacyl-CoA synthase 6-like: MVVAGATMAVLQRAWTASTDLFLGLLPVHILMVVILVSGMAMLWRVSRARDVYLVDYGCFLGEPRYRIPSAMALEHARLMTDLIEEESADFMARLHERSGIGEETSVPNSYRYMPPKRGVEASREEAELVIFSAVDKVLARTTVNPEDIDTLIIACSFTTLTPVFADVVVNKYKLRADVQSVNLSGMGCSGALICVGLAEKLLQAAPPGKHKHVLVIATEILSSMMYHGTKREMLVPNVLFRMGAAAMIMTNSPERARFRLGPIVRTLTAARDSDYRCAFQEEDDKGITGINLSKELPVVAANALKSHIVTFCPRALPASELLRVAFSLVKQYVFPLPGARGRAEKGARPAFNKVFQHFCIHPGGRRVLQEVQHGLGLSDRDMEASHMTLHRFGNMASSSLLYELAYIEAKGRMTEGDRVCMISFSPGIDCSSVVWECINPAAADPNGPWAACIHRYPVQVKTT, from the coding sequence ATGGTGGTGGCAGGAGCTACTATGGCCGTGCTTCAGAGAGCATGGACAGCCAGCACCGACTTGTTTCTGGGTTTGCTTCCAGTTCACATCCTAATGGTAGTGATCCTGGTATCTGGCATGGCCATGCTGTGGCGGGTTAGCCGGGCACGGGACGTGTACCTGGTGGACTACGGCTGCTTCCTGGGTGAGCCACGTTACAGGATCCCCTCGGCGATGGCCCTGGAGCACGCACGCCTCATGACCGACCTCATCGAGGAGGAGAGCGCTGACTTCATGGCTCGGCTGCATGAGCGCTCCGGGATCGGCGAGGAGACGAGCGTGCCCAATTCTTACCGCTATATGCCCCCCAAGCGCGGCGTGGAGGCTTCCCGGGAGGAAGCCGAGCTGGTCATCTTCTCCGCCGTCGACAAGGTGCTGGCAAGGACGACGGTGAATCCCGAGGACATCGACACACTCATCATCGCCTGTAGCTTCACCACGCTGACACCGGTGTTCGCCGACGTGGTCGTCAACAAGTACAAGCTCCGCGCGGACGTGCAGAGCGTGAACCTGTCCGGGATGGGGTGCAGCGGGGCGCTCATCTGCGTCGGCCTCGCCGAGAAACTCCTGCAGGCTGCACCACCAGGGAAGCACAAGCACGTGCTGGTCATAGCCACCGAGATCCTGTCGTCGATGATGTACCACGGCACCAAGCGCGAGATGCTTGTGCCCAATGTGCTCTTCCGCATGGGCGCCGCCGCCATGATCATGACCAACTCACCGGAACGCGCGCGGTTCCGGCTCGGTCCGATCGTGCGCACGCTGACCGCTGCCCGGGACAGCGACTACCGATGCGCATTCCAGGAGGAGGACGACAAGGGGATCACGGGCATCAACCTCTCCAAGGAACTTCCCGTCGTTGCTGCGAACGCGCTCAAGAGTCACATCGTCACCTTCTGTCCCCGGGCCCTGCCTGCCTCGGAGCTTCTCCGGGTCGCCTTCTCCCTCGTCAAGCAGTACGTGTTCCCGCTCCCGGGCGCGCGTGGGCGTGCGGAGAAGGGCGCGCGGCCGGCCTTCAACAAGGTGTTCCAGCACTTCTGCATCCACCCGGGCGGGCGCAGGGTGCTCCAGGAGGTGCAGCATGGCCTCGGCCTCTCTGACCGTGACATGGAGGCGTCGCACATGACGCTGCACCGGTTCGGGAACATGGCCAGCAGCTCGTTGCTGTACGAGCTGGCCTACATCGAGGCCAAGGGCCGGATGACCGAGGGTGACCGGGTGTGCATGATCTCCTTCAGCCCCGGCATAGACTGCAGCAGCGTCGTATGGGAGTGCATCAACCCGGCGGCGGCAGATCCCAACGGACCCTGGGCCGCCTGTATCCACCGCTACCCTGTGCAGGTCAAGACGACCTAA